Proteins from one Camelina sativa cultivar DH55 chromosome 8, Cs, whole genome shotgun sequence genomic window:
- the LOC104708691 gene encoding probable protein S-acyltransferase 15 — protein MSCRRFLSIPVLSVILVMGFVYYVTLFVFIDDWVGLQSSAGKLNAFLFSFLASHCLFSLSICVLVDPGRVPATYAPDVEDSAWSNSNATETRKCDKCFAYKPPRTHHCRVCRRCVLKMDHHCLWINNCVGYANYKAFFILVFYATVASIYSTVLLVCCAFKNGDSYAGNVPFKTFIVSCGIFMVGLSITLGTLLCWHIYLIAHNMTTIEHYDSKRASWLARKSGQSYRHQFDVGVYKNITSVLGHNMIKWFCPTFTRNPEDALSFSTSRDS, from the exons ATGAGTTGCCGGAGATTCTTGTCGATCCCGGTTCTTTCGGTGATTCTGGTGATGGGTTTCGTGTACTACGTCACACTCTTCGTTTTCATCGATGATTGGGTTGGTTTACAAAGCTCAGCTGGGAAATTAAACGCCTTCCTCTTCAGCTTCTTGGCGTCTCACTGTCTCTTCTCGCTCTCAATCTGCGTTCTTGTAGATCCAGGTCGTGTCCCTGCAACTTATGCTCCTGATGTTGAGGATTCTGCTTGGTCCAATAGTAAC gcTACAGAAACAAGGAAATGTGATAAGTGTTTTGCATATAAGCCTCCCCGGACTCACCATTGCCGAGTTTGCAGAAGATGCGTCTTGAAGATG GACCACCATTGCCTTTGGATCAATAACTGTGTTGGTTATGCAAACTATAAGGCATTCTTCATTCTTGTGTTTTATGCAACTGTGGCTTCCATCTACTCCACA GTGTTGCTGGTTTGCTGTGCATTCAAGAATGGAGATTCCTATGCAGGAAATGTTCCATTCAAAACTTTCATT GTTTCATGTGGGATCTTCATGGTAGGACTGAGCATAACACTTGGGACTCTCCTTTGTTGGCATATCTACCTCATCGCACACAATATGACTACCATTGAG catTATGACTCAAAGCGGGCCTCGTGGTTAGCTAGAAAATCAGGACAAAGCTATAGGCATCAATTTGATGTTGGCGTTTACAAAAACATCACCTCG GTGTTAGGCCATAACATGATCAAATGGTTTTGCCCCACATTTACCAGGAATCCTGAAGATGCCCTTAGCTTCTCTACATCGAGAGATAGCTAG
- the LOC104708693 gene encoding thioredoxin-like 3-2, chloroplastic yields MSEIVNLSSSLRCLNPKISPLVPPNLSRQISSSFSQPREFKVHSFPEKICLVAERIRAVGALKQDGGLQELDDSPVSVELGPICSESHFDQVMEEAHKLGESVVIVWMAAWCRKCIYLKPKLEKLAAEFYPRLRFYHVDVNAVPYRLVSRAGVTKMPTIQLWRDGQKQAEIIGGHKAHFVVNEVREMIENDSIS; encoded by the exons ATGTCCGAAATTGTAAATTTGTCATCATCTCTGAGATGTTTAAACCCAAAGATCTCACCTTTGGTTCCTCCAAATCTCTCTCGTCAAATCTCGAGCTCTTTCTCTCAACCGAGAGAATTCAAAGTTCATTCCTTTCCCGAGAAAATATGTTTGGTAGCGGAGAGAATCAGAGCAGTCGGTGCCCTGAAGCAGGACGGTGGCTTGCAAGAGCTCGATGACTCTCCGGTGTCTGTTGAGCTCGGACCGATCTGTAGCGAGAGCCACTTCGATCAGGTGATGGAGGAAGCTCATAAGCTTGGTGAATCAGTTGTAATCGTCTG GATGGCAGCTTGGTGCAGGAAATGTATTTACTTAAAACCAAAACTCGAAAAGCTTGCTGCTGAGTTCTATCCAAG GCTGCGGTTTTATCATGTTGATGTCAACGCTGTGCCATATAGACTTGTTTCTCGTGCAGGAGTCACG AAAATGCCAACAATACAG CTATGGAGAGATGGTCAGAAACAAGCTGAAATTATTGGTGGCCACAAAGCGCATTTTGTGGTTAACGAAGTACGGGAGATGATAGAGAACGATTCAATCAGTTGA
- the LOC104708694 gene encoding uncharacterized protein LOC104708694: MGYELDRDVVRWGLNDLEVCTLTNAGSSTSVTRYEPDAGTQGYVREGYVDNDAVIAQFYQDELSRLDQAEASGISNPNRNSVVAQEWPHSSQGQDNQVDVIDITRESDNFHNNHNGDMEDKNASRIGFKGVQSSPSRDDDSVCSVEVEEESWSEFGKRLNQMIPIAHVPKINGELPSEDEQISDHERLFQRLQLYGLVENKIEGDGNCQFRSLSDQLYRSPEHHNFVREQVVNQLAYNREMYEGYVPMAFNDYLKAMKRNGEWGDHVTLQAAADWFGVRMFVITSFKDTCYIEILPHFQKSNRLICLSFWAEVHYNSIYPEGELPIPEGKKKKKYWVF; the protein is encoded by the exons atggggTATGAGCTTGATCGAGATGTTGTTCGTTGGGGTCTCAATGATCTTGAGGTTTGTACGCTTACCAATGCTGGTTCTTCCACTAGTGTAACGCGTTATGAGCCAGATGCTGGTACTCAAGGCTATGTTAGAGAAGGTTATGTAGACAATGATGCTGTAATTGCTCAGTTTTATCAAGACGAGTTGTCTAGGCTTGATCAAGCCGAAGCATCAGGGATCAGTAATCCTAATCGTAATTCAGTTGTTGCGCAAGAGTGGCCTCACTCTAGTCAAG GGCAGGATAATCAAGTGGATGTTATTGATATTACTCGGGAAAGTGataattttcataataatcATAACGGTGACATGGAAGACAAGAATGCTTCAAGGATAGGATTTAAAGGAGTGCAAAGTTCCCCATCTCGTGATGATGACTCTGTTTGTTCtgtagaagtagaagaagaatcttgGTCAGAGTTTGGGAAGCGATTGAACCAGATGATACCTATTGCT CATGTGCCTAAAATTAATGGAGAATTACCGTCAGAGGATGAGCAGATTTCTGATCATGAACGGCTTTTTCAAAG ATTACAGCTTTATGGCTTGGTGGAGAATAAGATTGAAGGAGATGGAAACTGCCAG TTTCGGTCGCTATCAGACCAGCTTTatcgctctccagaacaccatAATTTTGTCAGAGAACAAGTTGTTAATCAG ctTGCGTATAATAGAGAGATGTATGAAGGTTATGTTCCAATGGCGTTCAATGACTATCTTAAAGCAATGAAACG GAATGGTGAATGGGGTGATCATGTTACTCTTCAGGCTGCTGCGGATTGG TTTGGTGTTCGGATGTTTGTGATAACTTCATTCAAGGATACATGTTACATTGAGATCTTGCCGCATTTTCAGAAGTCTAATCGCC TTATATGTTTAAGCTTCTGGGCTGAAGTTCATTACAATTCAATCTATCCTGAAGGAG AGCTGCCCATACCGGaaggcaagaagaagaagaaatattggGTTTTCTGA